In the genome of Coraliomargarita algicola, one region contains:
- a CDS encoding efflux transporter outer membrane subunit — protein sequence MFKAIYPAVLGLSLLAGCSMAPEYQRPESPAASSYPYASNDNNAALDAVPQWRAYYANSELQHLIELALENNRDLRISELTTERIRAYYRIQSAALLPSLNASASDTRQRTPADLSYSGESGISDSYAVGLQMPAYELDFFGRILSLKDQALQQYLATEEAQHSAEIALVAAVANQYHQLVALKEQAKLASEAKVTAKRAYAINQDSFDAGVGSELDLRTAEAQYQSYRASELAYIDQVRQAQNALALLIGTDLPELAADSSLLNGEHAPIDLPVGLPSELLTQRPDIRAAEHTLEGAHANIGAARAAFFPSVQLTAFGGTASAELSDLFKSGSAQWSFSPQISLPIFSAGRNQANLDVAWIQQRIEIANYEKAIQTAFREVADALAVRRTIDQRIEAQAERVKAAQRRSSLSQQRFDAGVDSYLPVLLAQQELFSAQKDLVQAQLTKLNNQSALFAALGGGWQSND from the coding sequence ATGTTCAAAGCTATTTATCCAGCAGTCCTCGGGCTCAGTTTACTCGCCGGTTGCTCCATGGCGCCCGAGTATCAACGCCCTGAATCTCCAGCCGCCAGCAGCTATCCATACGCTTCCAATGACAACAACGCAGCACTCGATGCAGTCCCGCAATGGCGGGCTTATTACGCCAACAGCGAATTGCAGCACTTGATCGAACTGGCCTTGGAAAACAATCGCGACCTGCGCATCTCGGAGCTCACGACCGAACGTATCCGTGCCTATTATCGGATACAAAGTGCCGCGCTCTTGCCCAGTCTCAACGCTTCGGCATCGGACACCCGACAACGCACACCCGCTGACTTAAGCTATAGCGGTGAATCCGGGATCAGTGATAGCTATGCTGTCGGGCTGCAAATGCCTGCCTACGAATTAGACTTCTTTGGCCGCATTCTCAGTTTGAAAGATCAAGCCTTACAGCAATATCTCGCAACCGAGGAAGCGCAGCATAGCGCAGAAATCGCGTTGGTGGCCGCGGTCGCCAATCAGTATCACCAGCTTGTCGCCTTGAAAGAGCAAGCCAAACTGGCCAGCGAGGCCAAGGTGACCGCCAAGCGCGCCTACGCTATCAATCAAGATAGCTTCGACGCTGGAGTCGGCAGCGAGTTGGATCTGAGAACCGCGGAGGCGCAGTATCAAAGCTATCGTGCCAGTGAATTAGCCTACATCGATCAAGTGCGTCAGGCACAAAACGCACTAGCGTTGCTGATCGGCACGGATTTACCTGAGCTCGCGGCGGATAGTTCGCTACTCAATGGCGAGCATGCACCGATCGATCTGCCCGTTGGTCTGCCCTCGGAACTGCTCACCCAACGTCCGGACATCCGCGCGGCGGAACATACTCTGGAGGGCGCCCATGCAAACATCGGCGCGGCACGTGCGGCGTTCTTCCCATCCGTCCAACTGACCGCTTTTGGTGGCACCGCCAGCGCAGAACTCTCGGACCTTTTCAAGTCGGGCTCTGCACAATGGAGTTTTAGTCCACAAATCAGCTTGCCGATTTTTTCTGCTGGTCGTAATCAAGCCAACCTAGACGTGGCATGGATCCAACAACGCATCGAAATCGCTAACTACGAAAAGGCCATACAGACGGCGTTTCGCGAAGTCGCGGACGCATTAGCGGTGCGTCGCACGATCGACCAACGGATCGAAGCGCAAGCCGAACGCGTCAAGGCTGCACAACGTCGCAGCAGCCTATCGCAGCAACGTTTCGACGCCGGAGTCGATAGCTACTTGCCGGTGCTCCTGGCTCAACAAGAACTCTTTAGCGCGCAAAAGGACCTCGTTCAGGCACAGTTAACCAAGCTGAATAATCAGTCCGCTCTCTTCGCTGCGCTGGGCGGCGGCTGGCAATCGAATGACTAA
- a CDS encoding MATE family efflux transporter, with amino-acid sequence MTKPPISSPEQTGPKLTRRPVPTTLFRMALPMLGGTFALNAFNLTDTWFVAQLGTLPLAAMGFSFPVVMFLVSITFGLSMGATAVVSHALGSSDHALAKQITTHTLFLSVCIVALVSALGLLTIDPLFRFIGANDNVLPMIHEYMTIWYLGVVFMVVPMIANNIIRATGDTVLPSMIMVLSSVLNMILDPIMIFGWMGFPSMGIRGAALATLIARAVAGVVVLWFLHHRYQLLAIQIPDWRSMWHSWKEVLKIGLPSSLSNVLVPISGGVITYIVAQYGEEAVAACGAASRIEMFAFMIPMALGVTLVPFVGQNVGAKRLDRVKEAQHLSYGFAIGFGVLIAICFGLFAHHLAALFSDDAEVVSILAHYLTIVPIGYGMMELHRYSGFFLNGIKKPLHSTGVNVTRIVVLLLPFTIIGSHFFGLEGLFWGRIACDLISGVVGMIWSHRVLSHLMKQPNA; translated from the coding sequence ATGACTAAACCACCGATATCCAGTCCCGAGCAAACGGGCCCTAAGCTGACGCGTCGACCGGTCCCCACGACCTTATTCCGCATGGCTCTCCCCATGCTGGGGGGCACTTTTGCGCTCAACGCCTTCAACCTCACGGACACCTGGTTCGTTGCTCAGCTCGGCACTCTGCCACTCGCCGCCATGGGCTTCAGCTTTCCAGTGGTCATGTTTTTAGTCAGCATCACCTTCGGGCTGAGCATGGGAGCCACCGCAGTCGTCTCACACGCACTGGGCAGCAGCGACCATGCTCTGGCCAAACAAATCACCACCCACACTCTATTTCTCAGTGTTTGCATTGTCGCCCTAGTCTCGGCACTCGGACTCTTGACCATCGATCCCCTGTTCCGCTTCATCGGCGCCAACGATAACGTTCTCCCCATGATCCATGAATACATGACGATCTGGTATCTGGGCGTCGTCTTCATGGTCGTCCCCATGATCGCCAACAACATCATCCGCGCCACAGGTGACACTGTCTTGCCCAGCATGATTATGGTATTGAGCTCGGTGCTGAATATGATTCTGGACCCGATCATGATTTTCGGCTGGATGGGATTCCCCAGCATGGGCATTCGCGGAGCCGCCCTGGCGACTTTAATTGCACGCGCAGTGGCTGGTGTCGTTGTGCTCTGGTTCTTGCACCACCGCTATCAACTTCTGGCAATCCAAATCCCGGACTGGCGCTCCATGTGGCATTCATGGAAGGAAGTGCTCAAAATCGGCCTCCCCAGCAGCTTAAGTAATGTATTGGTCCCCATCTCCGGCGGGGTGATCACCTATATCGTCGCTCAATATGGCGAAGAGGCCGTGGCGGCCTGTGGGGCGGCCAGTCGCATTGAAATGTTCGCCTTCATGATTCCGATGGCGCTCGGGGTGACCTTAGTGCCCTTCGTCGGACAAAATGTCGGTGCCAAGCGGCTCGATCGCGTCAAGGAGGCCCAACACCTCAGCTACGGATTTGCGATTGGCTTTGGCGTTCTCATCGCGATCTGCTTCGGCCTCTTCGCCCACCACCTGGCCGCATTATTCAGTGACGATGCTGAAGTGGTCTCCATACTCGCCCACTATCTCACGATCGTCCCCATCGGCTACGGAATGATGGAGCTCCACCGATACAGTGGATTTTTTCTCAATGGCATCAAAAAGCCGCTTCATTCTACTGGGGTCAACGTCACTCGCATCGTGGTGCTGCTCCTCCCGTTCACGATCATCGGCAGTCATTTCTTCGGGCTGGAAGGTCTCTTCTGGGGACGCATTGCCTGCGACCTCATCTCCGGCGTGGTCGGCATGATTTGGTCTCATCGCGTGTTGAGTCATCTAATGAAACAACCAAATGCGTAG
- a CDS encoding AraC family transcriptional regulator yields MQFVIYAMQLPLLSILYSSSDTVQDRDYFFDNYTRPRTPIACVIQRTRRGAAYLDDPQTRHIAQPGEAILFQHGEDTRYGIPEDSELPYENQWVCISGEAAPELLRGLISHTGRKLSMPDGSRASRLLQTIIEHYQQRSFEDRFHESTLAYTLLMACFRLSDTESTPLDIARQSQEYILSNYHRPFSQQDMAAHIGISREHISRRFKEAYGVSPGQYCCQFRMTRAKDLLSISYAPISEIARQCGFADANSFTRAFKQCYGISPREMKDRSSHTQNIQ; encoded by the coding sequence ATGCAATTTGTGATCTACGCTATGCAACTGCCCCTACTCTCTATTCTCTACTCCAGTTCCGATACGGTGCAGGATCGTGATTATTTCTTCGACAACTATACGCGCCCTCGCACCCCCATCGCCTGTGTCATTCAACGCACGCGCCGAGGCGCAGCTTATTTGGACGACCCGCAGACGCGACATATCGCACAGCCAGGCGAAGCCATTCTCTTTCAACACGGAGAAGACACCCGCTACGGCATACCGGAAGACAGTGAGCTCCCCTACGAAAACCAGTGGGTCTGCATCAGTGGAGAGGCTGCCCCCGAACTCTTGCGTGGGCTGATCAGCCACACCGGACGCAAACTGTCGATGCCCGACGGCAGTCGGGCCAGCCGTTTATTGCAAACAATCATCGAGCATTACCAGCAACGCTCTTTTGAAGACCGTTTTCACGAATCCACTTTGGCCTACACCTTACTCATGGCCTGCTTTCGCCTCAGCGATACCGAGAGCACACCGCTTGATATCGCCCGTCAATCACAGGAGTATATTCTAAGCAACTATCACCGCCCCTTCTCTCAGCAGGACATGGCTGCCCACATTGGTATCAGCCGGGAACACATCAGTCGCCGCTTCAAAGAAGCCTATGGTGTCAGCCCCGGCCAATATTGCTGCCAATTCCGCATGACCCGCGCCAAAGACTTACTCAGTATCTCCTACGCGCCGATCAGTGAGATCGCACGCCAATGCGGCTTTGCCGACGCCAATAGTTTTACGCGCGCCTTCAAACAATGCTACGGAATCAGTCCGCGGGAAATGAAAGATCGCTCCAGCCATACGCAGAACATTCAATGA
- a CDS encoding alpha-glucosidase/alpha-galactosidase, whose product MSCKITLIGAGSVVFAKTLIGDILQFPELSDATICLMDIDADRLRVADVMMKRVARKLGVKAKIVSTLDRREAIKGAKYVICTVQVGGYKPSTVVDFEIPKKYGLRQTIADTLGIGGIFRGLRTIPVLVGIAQEIEQLAHPDCLLLNYTNPMAMNCWAIDEAVGIPHVGLCHSVFGTARMLASHAKLRYDDVSYLVAGVNHMAFFLKFQYKGQDAYPLLFKALKDPSRNYELVRYEMMRRLGYFVTESSEHQAEYVPHFIHFGEEVVDRYKIPLDEYIRRCEAIMSSWKDTEAKLIGEDGDIEVKEQSHEYGSFIIHSKETNTPRTVYGNVPNRGIIDNLQDGCCVEVPCLVDGTGLSPVKIGELPPQLAAICMTNVNVQRLTVTAALSGQRESIYHAAMADPHTAATLPLDKIWAMCDELIEQHQKDGYLGDFESVIPGTGRAFAGVGDRVIVSAKASGAQLDVAGSALQLEINVENPNPEATQVTLQIVPASAAVVLEKTEVRIEVPAESTQSLVVNGTLKTAITEPTDIDLTTDAEGLLLIGATLIPRDRIEVQEDGYSHFEMSLSGFPCATGKMRRKGAQLELEIEVQDSNPKSCLDRPLQGSFVQLFFSQLDGGPIMGLQVLPNVGADCKLEVFGGRKLIEQTDYQYSQTNLSYTLKAVIPLADLEIPTSGPFLLDAHASLEALGDAHSGGKASLSGESQPQESSDRAFILNC is encoded by the coding sequence ATGAGTTGTAAAATTACACTAATTGGCGCAGGATCTGTTGTCTTTGCCAAAACTTTGATTGGCGATATCCTGCAATTTCCAGAACTGTCGGATGCCACGATTTGCTTGATGGACATCGATGCCGATCGTCTGCGCGTAGCGGACGTGATGATGAAGCGGGTGGCGCGCAAACTTGGGGTGAAAGCCAAGATTGTATCGACCTTGGATCGACGTGAAGCGATTAAGGGGGCGAAATACGTGATTTGCACTGTGCAGGTGGGCGGCTATAAACCATCGACGGTGGTGGACTTTGAGATTCCCAAAAAATACGGCCTGCGTCAGACGATCGCGGATACACTAGGGATTGGCGGCATCTTTCGCGGTTTGCGAACGATTCCCGTGCTCGTCGGGATTGCGCAAGAGATTGAACAGCTCGCGCACCCGGACTGCCTGTTGCTCAACTACACCAATCCTATGGCGATGAATTGCTGGGCGATTGATGAAGCGGTTGGTATTCCTCATGTGGGCTTGTGTCATTCGGTCTTTGGCACCGCGCGTATGTTGGCATCGCATGCCAAACTTCGTTACGATGATGTCTCCTATCTCGTCGCGGGCGTGAATCACATGGCCTTCTTCCTTAAGTTTCAATATAAGGGGCAGGATGCATACCCATTGCTGTTTAAAGCACTGAAGGATCCGTCGCGAAACTATGAACTTGTGCGTTATGAAATGATGCGTCGCCTCGGATACTTTGTCACGGAGTCCAGTGAGCACCAGGCGGAATATGTGCCGCACTTCATCCATTTCGGTGAAGAGGTCGTTGATCGCTACAAGATTCCGCTGGATGAGTACATCCGCCGTTGCGAAGCGATCATGTCTTCGTGGAAGGATACCGAGGCCAAATTAATCGGTGAGGATGGAGACATTGAGGTTAAAGAACAGTCGCATGAATACGGCTCGTTCATCATACATTCTAAGGAGACCAACACGCCGCGCACGGTCTATGGGAATGTTCCGAATCGGGGCATTATTGATAATTTGCAAGACGGCTGTTGTGTCGAAGTGCCCTGCTTAGTGGATGGCACTGGCCTGAGTCCGGTTAAGATCGGAGAGTTGCCGCCACAGCTGGCCGCCATTTGCATGACTAATGTCAACGTGCAGCGCCTCACCGTGACCGCGGCCTTGAGTGGTCAGCGTGAAAGTATCTACCATGCCGCCATGGCCGACCCTCACACGGCCGCGACACTGCCACTGGATAAGATTTGGGCGATGTGTGATGAGCTCATTGAGCAGCATCAAAAAGATGGATATCTCGGTGATTTTGAGTCCGTCATTCCTGGGACCGGCCGCGCGTTCGCCGGTGTGGGAGATCGCGTGATTGTCAGCGCCAAAGCCAGCGGAGCGCAACTGGATGTCGCTGGTAGTGCGCTTCAATTAGAGATTAATGTCGAAAATCCGAATCCTGAGGCAACGCAAGTGACTCTACAGATCGTGCCAGCCAGTGCTGCGGTCGTGTTGGAGAAGACTGAAGTGCGGATCGAAGTGCCCGCGGAATCGACACAGAGTCTAGTTGTAAATGGCACTCTTAAAACTGCCATCACAGAGCCGACTGATATCGATTTGACGACCGATGCGGAGGGGCTCCTGTTGATTGGGGCGACTTTGATTCCGCGTGATCGCATCGAGGTGCAGGAAGATGGTTATAGTCATTTTGAGATGTCACTGTCCGGCTTCCCATGCGCCACCGGTAAAATGCGGCGCAAGGGAGCGCAGCTCGAGCTGGAGATAGAAGTGCAAGATTCCAATCCGAAGTCTTGTTTGGATCGTCCGCTGCAAGGTTCTTTCGTTCAGTTATTCTTTTCGCAGCTGGACGGTGGGCCCATCATGGGCTTGCAAGTGCTGCCTAATGTAGGTGCGGATTGTAAGCTAGAGGTGTTTGGTGGGAGGAAACTGATTGAGCAAACGGACTATCAGTATTCGCAAACCAATTTGAGTTACACGCTGAAGGCAGTCATTCCATTGGCCGATCTTGAAATACCGACCAGCGGTCCATTTCTTTTGGATGCGCACGCGTCATTGGAAGCATTGGGAGATGCACACTCGGGTGGTAAAGCCAGCCTAAGCGGTGAGAGTCAACCTCAGGAAAGCAGTGATCGGGCCTTTATTCTGAATTGTTAG